A single region of the Hyphomonas adhaerens MHS-3 genome encodes:
- a CDS encoding cytochrome c maturation protein CcmE — translation MRARTRRLYTFGIAAVLLLAAAGLAFMALRQNANLFYTPHTLAEKGLPKEGREVKVGGWVEPGSLTYSADGATMMFTVIDSSDADIKVSFTGIAPDLFREGQGVVAIGQFNADRTFTARQILAKHDENYQPRELRPEAIGG, via the coding sequence ATGCGCGCACGCACTCGACGACTCTATACGTTTGGCATCGCCGCCGTCCTGCTGCTGGCCGCAGCGGGCCTTGCGTTCATGGCCCTGCGCCAGAATGCCAACCTGTTCTACACGCCTCACACGCTGGCCGAGAAAGGCCTGCCGAAAGAGGGACGTGAGGTGAAGGTCGGCGGCTGGGTCGAGCCTGGCTCCCTGACCTATTCGGCGGATGGCGCCACCATGATGTTTACCGTGATCGACAGCAGCGATGCCGACATCAAGGTGTCGTTCACCGGCATTGCGCCGGACCTGTTCCGCGAAGGGCAAGGCGTCGTCGCCATTGGCCAGTTCAATGCCGACCGGACATTCACCGCCCGCCAGATCCTCGCCAAGCATGACGAGAACTACCAGCCACGTGAATTGCGGCCCGAGGCAATCGGCGGATGA
- a CDS encoding Do family serine endopeptidase, whose protein sequence is MKLGISRQALVAALFGAAAVGTLSIAPQILSPEAGAQPIAIQAPAGAPMSFADLIERVEPAVVSVNVVSERKVNNTGDMEEFFEQFRGLPGLDEFLQQRRQQEEEGAEPQTREARSLGSGFFISQDGYIVTNNHVVENAVQIEVVNKDGDEMEAELVGTDPDTDLAVIKVKEKGHYPYVRFGNSHNLRKGDWVVALGNPFGFSGTATAGILSADGRELGNDSPYTDFLQIDAAINRGNSGGPTFDLHGNVVGVNTQILSPTGGSVGIGFAIPAELAQEVTQAIIKNGHVSRGWLGVQIQDLTEDMAEAQGMPNNDGSIIADVTEDSPADKGGLQRGDIILSVNGQKVSDATTTTRLVGRLIANTSNKFDIMRGGKRQTINVVVGERGDNLSAQRIPASALSEGSGENADEATMDSLGVTFVPLDDEMRQRLGLDEDEAGLVILEVEPGGAIEEAGLQRGMVILEANNEPVSSVEVLKKAIDAAKKANRTKVLIAVRVGQITTYRTIDISEDK, encoded by the coding sequence ATGAAACTTGGCATTTCTCGGCAGGCACTGGTTGCAGCGCTTTTTGGAGCGGCGGCGGTTGGGACCCTGTCGATCGCGCCTCAGATTCTCAGTCCCGAGGCAGGTGCCCAGCCGATCGCCATTCAGGCGCCCGCTGGCGCTCCGATGAGCTTTGCCGATCTGATTGAGCGAGTCGAACCCGCCGTGGTCAGCGTGAACGTGGTGTCCGAGCGCAAGGTCAACAACACGGGAGACATGGAGGAGTTCTTCGAGCAGTTCCGAGGTCTTCCGGGACTCGATGAATTTCTGCAACAGCGGCGCCAGCAAGAAGAAGAAGGCGCAGAGCCGCAGACCCGTGAAGCGCGGTCGCTTGGCTCAGGCTTCTTCATCTCGCAGGACGGCTACATTGTGACCAACAATCACGTCGTCGAGAATGCCGTCCAGATCGAAGTGGTCAACAAGGATGGCGACGAGATGGAAGCCGAACTGGTCGGCACCGATCCTGACACCGATCTCGCCGTCATCAAGGTGAAGGAAAAGGGGCATTACCCCTATGTCCGGTTCGGCAACTCCCACAATCTTCGCAAGGGCGACTGGGTTGTGGCCCTTGGTAATCCCTTCGGCTTCAGCGGCACGGCCACTGCCGGCATCCTTTCCGCGGATGGCCGGGAGCTCGGCAATGACAGCCCGTATACGGACTTTCTTCAGATCGACGCCGCAATCAACCGCGGCAATTCCGGCGGGCCGACCTTCGACCTGCACGGCAATGTCGTCGGGGTAAACACGCAGATCCTGTCGCCGACCGGCGGCTCGGTCGGTATCGGTTTTGCCATTCCCGCAGAACTGGCCCAGGAAGTGACGCAGGCCATCATCAAGAACGGCCACGTCTCCCGCGGCTGGCTGGGCGTGCAGATCCAGGACCTGACCGAGGACATGGCCGAAGCCCAGGGCATGCCCAACAATGACGGCTCCATCATCGCCGACGTCACCGAAGACAGCCCGGCAGACAAGGGCGGCCTGCAGCGCGGCGATATCATCCTGTCCGTGAACGGGCAGAAGGTCAGCGACGCAACCACCACAACCCGCCTGGTCGGGCGCCTGATTGCCAACACATCGAACAAGTTCGACATCATGCGCGGCGGCAAGCGCCAGACGATCAATGTCGTCGTCGGAGAGCGGGGCGACAATCTGAGCGCCCAGCGTATCCCGGCCTCGGCCCTGTCCGAAGGTTCCGGCGAGAATGCCGACGAAGCGACCATGGACTCGCTTGGCGTCACCTTTGTGCCGCTTGATGACGAGATGCGCCAGCGTCTCGGCCTCGACGAGGACGAAGCGGGCCTTGTCATCCTGGAAGTCGAGCCGGGCGGTGCGATCGAAGAAGCCGGGCTTCAGCGTGGCATGGTCATTCTGGAAGCCAATAATGAGCCGGTCTCAAGTGTCGAGGTTCTGAAGAAAGCCATCGATGCGGCCAAGAAGGCGAACCGGACCAAAGTGCTGATTGCCGTCCGCGTGGGCCAGATCACGACCTACCGCACCATCGACATCAGTGAAGACAAGTGA
- a CDS encoding heme lyase CcmF/NrfE family subunit, translated as MIEAGHFAAFLALGAALAQTVFGLRGDRRWAGMAAVTGFGLMAFSFLTLVHAFAVSDFSLKLVASNSHTLKPMLYKIAGTWGNHEGSMALWALVTFAFGAAAAALMKTGRERFEARALGVQGFLAAGAMGYLLFASSPYLRLDPAPFQGAGLNPLLQDPALSFHPPMLYLGYVGYSFVFALAAAGMMEGRIDRVWAKEARRWSLAAFVPLTFGIALGSYWAYYELGWGGWWFWDPVENASLMPWLIGAALLHSVIVTEKRENFSAWTALLAVLAFLFSIMGAFLVRSGVLTSVHAFAVDPERGMVLLFGLMVYGVLALGLFVWRGPVLKGAKPWLVTSREGALMANNIVLIVAALTVLLGTLFPLMAEAAGRTMSVGEPYFRLTFVPILAILLILLPVAQSWAWGKADLKQWSRWAIAGAALVAVFAALGVGVWNISLGAAFGLALGVWLIGGALWELRRRAVTLKRVFRVSPRVWGMTLAHMGIGLFIIGAVIETTGRYETTVALSEGGSGQAAGWTLTLDDVGSIEGPNWYADKAVLTAVKGGVKTVLEPMKRYYPAARMPTTETAIYKTGTGDLYAALGEQRVVDGQARWVFRVYFNPLIDFVYFGVLLIGLGGALCMVKVKR; from the coding sequence ATGATCGAAGCCGGGCACTTTGCGGCCTTTCTGGCGCTGGGCGCCGCGCTGGCGCAGACGGTCTTCGGCCTGAGGGGCGACCGCCGCTGGGCAGGCATGGCCGCCGTCACCGGTTTCGGCCTTATGGCGTTTTCCTTCCTGACGCTGGTGCATGCCTTTGCCGTGTCGGATTTTTCACTCAAATTGGTGGCCAGCAATTCCCACACGCTGAAGCCGATGCTCTACAAGATCGCCGGCACCTGGGGGAACCATGAAGGCTCCATGGCGCTCTGGGCGCTGGTGACATTTGCCTTCGGCGCCGCGGCGGCGGCCTTGATGAAGACCGGCCGGGAGCGTTTCGAGGCGCGTGCGCTCGGCGTGCAGGGCTTCCTGGCCGCGGGGGCGATGGGTTACCTGCTGTTTGCATCCTCGCCTTATCTGCGGCTGGATCCGGCACCGTTCCAGGGGGCGGGATTGAACCCGTTGTTGCAGGACCCTGCGCTGTCGTTCCACCCGCCGATGCTTTATCTGGGCTATGTCGGCTATTCCTTTGTCTTTGCGCTGGCCGCAGCGGGCATGATGGAAGGCCGGATCGACCGGGTGTGGGCCAAGGAGGCCCGGCGCTGGTCGCTTGCCGCCTTCGTACCGCTCACCTTCGGCATCGCGCTGGGATCATACTGGGCCTATTACGAGCTCGGCTGGGGCGGCTGGTGGTTCTGGGATCCGGTGGAGAATGCTTCGCTGATGCCCTGGCTGATCGGCGCCGCCTTGCTGCACTCCGTCATCGTCACGGAAAAGCGCGAGAACTTTTCCGCCTGGACCGCGCTGCTGGCCGTGCTGGCCTTCCTGTTCTCGATCATGGGCGCGTTCCTTGTGCGTTCGGGCGTGCTGACATCGGTTCACGCCTTTGCCGTCGATCCGGAACGCGGGATGGTCCTGTTGTTTGGACTGATGGTCTATGGCGTGCTCGCGCTCGGCCTGTTCGTCTGGCGCGGGCCGGTCCTGAAAGGCGCGAAGCCCTGGCTGGTCACCAGCCGGGAAGGCGCGCTGATGGCAAACAATATCGTGCTCATCGTGGCAGCGCTGACCGTCCTGCTGGGCACACTGTTCCCGCTGATGGCCGAAGCGGCGGGGCGTACAATGTCCGTTGGCGAACCATATTTCCGGCTGACCTTCGTGCCGATCCTGGCCATTCTCCTGATCCTGCTGCCCGTGGCGCAGAGCTGGGCCTGGGGCAAGGCCGACCTGAAACAATGGTCACGTTGGGCGATTGCAGGCGCCGCGCTGGTCGCCGTGTTCGCCGCGTTGGGCGTTGGTGTGTGGAATATCTCGCTGGGGGCAGCATTTGGGCTGGCCCTTGGCGTTTGGCTGATCGGCGGCGCCTTGTGGGAACTCCGGCGTCGCGCCGTCACGCTGAAGCGGGTGTTTCGTGTGTCACCGCGTGTCTGGGGCATGACGCTGGCGCATATGGGAATTGGCCTGTTCATCATCGGCGCCGTGATCGAGACGACCGGGCGCTACGAGACAACTGTCGCGCTGTCCGAAGGCGGGTCCGGCCAGGCGGCTGGCTGGACACTGACGCTGGATGATGTCGGCTCGATCGAAGGGCCGAACTGGTACGCCGACAAGGCCGTCCTGACAGCGGTGAAGGGCGGGGTGAAAACCGTACTGGAGCCGATGAAGCGTTACTATCCTGCCGCACGTATGCCGACGACGGAGACGGCAATCTACAAGACCGGCACGGGCGACCTCTATGCGGCGCTGGGCGAGCAACGCGTCGTGGACGGGCAGGCGCGCTGGGTGTTCCGGGTCTACTTCAATCCGCTGATCGATTTCGTATACTTCGGCGTGCTCCTGATTGGCCTTGGCGGCGCTCTCTGCATGGTGAAAGTGAAGCGATGA
- a CDS encoding cytochrome c-type biogenesis protein has product MKALFLSLVIALAADVPLDNQAEEARAQALMRELRCVACENEPVSQSAAPIAEDMRMRIREMVGEGSTDQEVRDWFESRYGEFVLFRPKSNNLSGLLLWVGPFVLLAIGALIGFLTARRKRTVVDQIEPEDV; this is encoded by the coding sequence ATGAAAGCGCTGTTCCTGTCTCTCGTGATCGCACTGGCCGCCGACGTGCCGCTGGATAATCAAGCAGAGGAGGCGCGCGCGCAGGCCTTGATGCGGGAACTTCGCTGCGTGGCGTGCGAGAATGAGCCTGTGTCCCAGTCCGCGGCGCCGATTGCCGAAGACATGCGTATGCGCATCCGCGAAATGGTCGGGGAAGGATCTACCGACCAGGAAGTGCGTGACTGGTTCGAGAGCCGGTATGGCGAGTTTGTCCTGTTCCGTCCGAAGAGCAACAATCTCAGCGGCCTGTTGCTTTGGGTCGGCCCGTTCGTCCTGCTCGCCATTGGCGCGCTGATCGGTTTCCTCACCGCGCGGCGGAAACGGACGGTCGTGGACCAGATCGAACCGGAAGACGTCTGA